The window GGGTTCGGTCGCGCGGATCGGAGGCGTGGTCCAGGGCTTCTATCGACAGCATTCGCTGAGTATGCAGCACACTGTTCACACGGGAAAGTTGGTGGACTTCCGGGCGAGAAGAGACGCATTCGACCTGTTTTTCGCGGAAGCACCCAACACGGTGAAGGGTCTTTCCGATATGCGGGTGCTGTCTCGACGCTCGTTGGCAAAGGATGCTGTGCGCTTGGCATTTGAGGAACACGAAGCGGGCAATCCTGCACAGGAATACCTCGATGACGCTGCGAGGCTCGACTCCCGCATAGTGAGGACACGTGCCTGGAAGATCAACAGGAGACGTGTCGCCGACCCGGGATACAACGGGATCCCCGTGCGTCTTGAGCGTGTGCGGCGGGATCTCGCTGCGAGGATTCGGTTCCGAATGTGGCGGAGGTTCGGGATATGATGCACGATGCCGAACGCATTGCGCCGCGTGTCGCCTTCTTGCACCCTTCGCGCGGCCCGATCACTGAGCGCGATTGGTCGGGCACACCGCTGGGACTCGTCACTGCGATGCGTGGCCTCGGGGTCGAGGTCATCGAGGTCGGGTATAAGGTTCCGACGCTTGTCCGCCGCTTGGCGCACGTCGTCTCCCGCGTGATATCACACGATCTGACGGCCGCGGAGCGCAGCAGCATCAAGATATGGCTGCGTCGGCGCACATTCCAGAACCAGCTGGATCGTCTTGGGCACCTTGACGGAGTGCTCGCCGTCGGCACGGACTGCTACGAGCTCGAGCGCCTTGTCGTCCACGCGCCCGTTGCGACATACGACGACACCACCCTTTCGACGATGTGGGAGAGCCCAGAGTCCGACACGAGCAATGCCGGCTTCAGAGAACGTGACGTTCGACGGTGGATAGAGACCCAGGCGCGGTCCGCTCGCGCAGCGACGGTCAACTGCGCGAGCACGACGTGGGCGGCGCGTTCCATCGTCTCTGACTATGGTGTGCCGAGCGATCGGGTCGTTGCGGTCGGTATGGGACACCGCCCGCGCACGGCTGGTCCAGTGGTCGCGCGCGACTGGAGCGTTCCTGTCTTTCTCTTTGTCGGCGTTGACTGGAGAAGGAAGAACGGGGAGGCGGTTGTGCGCGCCTTCGAGGCAGTGCGACGGGTTCACCGAGATGCCACTCTCCATCTTGTCGGCAGACATGCCCCAGTATCCGGCCCGGGGATCGTGGATCATGGTCTGCTCGCACGAGACGATCCTGAGGCGCAGAATACGCTTGATAACCTGCTCGCGCGGGCGACGGCCTTTGTGCTTCCGAGCCGGTTCGACCCCTCTCCGATCGCATATCTGGAAGCTGCCTCCGCAGGCATTCCTGTCATCGCGACATCCGAAGGCGGCGCCGGTGAACTACTCGGAGAGGCTGCGATCGTCGTGTCTCCATTCGATGACGCGGCTCTGTTCAATGCGATGTTGACTCTCTCGGGCCCGGAAGAAGCGCGGCGACGGGGAGAGCTCGCGAAGGAACGGGCCGCGGAATCTACCTGGGAACACGTCGCGTCTCGTATTCTCGCTGCACTGGGGGTGTCTGCTGGTGAGACCGAGCGAGTGCAGTGACATGTGTACCGTGGTGGTGAATCAGGCACACAGAAGGGCTCATACAAGGTGACCGTTCCGTCGACGGCACGTCACGCCCTACGTGCCGCAGTTCACAGATATCGGCGGTCTGCGGACCTGAAGTGGCGGAGGATCCCGAAGTTCGCGATTTCTGCGGCGGCCGGTGAGCCGGTCGTCTACTATCTGACCCCCACCACTGTGCGGCCTCAAGGTGGGGTTCGTGTCGCCTTTCGTCACGTCGATGCGTTGAACGAGTTGGGGTGGAGAGCGTCGATCTTGCAGAGGGGGACGGTGGCCCGACCCCGCTGGTTCGAGAATTCGACTCCGATCGTCTCGTTCGATCGGCTGGAGTTCCACGCGAATGACGTTCTTGTCGTCCCCGAGGTGTACGGGCGCACGCTGACGGATCTTCCCGCCGACGTGCGCGTGCTTGTCTTCAATCAGGGGGCATACATCACCTTTGACGGGCTGGACTACGCGAAGACGTCGCCCGGGGCGCCGTACCGGGGTGTCCGTGGCCTAGAAGGCATCATGACCGTGTCCCACGACAGCGCTGATCTTCTCTCGCTCTCCTACCCGGACGTTCCCGTCGACATCGTCAGACCCGTGGTCGATTCATCGCTCTTTCACCCGGGCGATTCTGTACGTGAGCAGACGATCGCCTTCATGCCCAGCCGGCGAG is drawn from Microbacterium protaetiae and contains these coding sequences:
- a CDS encoding glycosyltransferase family 4 protein, with amino-acid sequence MMHDAERIAPRVAFLHPSRGPITERDWSGTPLGLVTAMRGLGVEVIEVGYKVPTLVRRLAHVVSRVISHDLTAAERSSIKIWLRRRTFQNQLDRLGHLDGVLAVGTDCYELERLVVHAPVATYDDTTLSTMWESPESDTSNAGFRERDVRRWIETQARSARAATVNCASTTWAARSIVSDYGVPSDRVVAVGMGHRPRTAGPVVARDWSVPVFLFVGVDWRRKNGEAVVRAFEAVRRVHRDATLHLVGRHAPVSGPGIVDHGLLARDDPEAQNTLDNLLARATAFVLPSRFDPSPIAYLEAASAGIPVIATSEGGAGELLGEAAIVVSPFDDAALFNAMLTLSGPEEARRRGELAKERAAESTWEHVASRILAALGVSAGETERVQ